The proteins below come from a single Plasmodium sp. gorilla clade G2 genome assembly, chromosome: 13 genomic window:
- a CDS encoding cytochrome c2 precursor, putative → MNIGGYKKKGKLDDEFPDDFVLPPGDKVRGEKLFKKHCKQCHSIAPDNSQTNSGFTSWGPTLFNVYNRTAGMSKGNSPFQTSPDLYTSGIIWNDVNLLKYMKNPQQFVESHIGMNFKGLSNLQERVDIVHYLKTLTYDDPYGKQIVEKYSKKGKTNGSK, encoded by the coding sequence atgaatataggtggttataaaaaaaaaggcaaGTTAGATGATGAATTTCCGGATGATTTCGTATTACCTCCAGGTGATAAAGTAAGAGGAgagaaattatttaaaaagcaTTGTAAGCAATGTCATTCGATAGCACCTGATAATAGTCAGACAAATTCAGGATTTACCAGTTGGGGACCTACATtatttaatgtatataatagaaCAGCAGGAATGAGTAAAGGTAATTCACCTTTTCAAACATCTCCAGATTTATATACATCAGGAATAATATGGAATGATGTGAATTTACTTAAGTATATGAAAAATCCACAACAATTTGTTGAGTCACATATTGGTATGAATTTTAAGGGTTTATCGAATTTGCAAGAAAGGGTTGATATTGTACATTACTTAAAAACATTGACTTATGATGACCCTTATGGAAAACAGATTGTAGAAAAATATTCTAAGAAAGGAAAGACAAATGgaagtaaataa